Proteins from a single region of Styela clava chromosome 1, kaStyClav1.hap1.2, whole genome shotgun sequence:
- the LOC120326516 gene encoding enhancer of filamentation 1-like, whose product MTAGNILAKALYDNLAETEDELNFHRGDIVTVIEQNTAGIDGWWLCSLNGRKGIAPGNRLRLMPLMQGISQQTVLEKPLINVEDEEYDIPTHQYYNQNNNNNDPNDVYDVPVSRHFGSRPELDLDPDEVYDVPPVHATLHTSNIQLSNENLLTSSPQHRTVTIEQEVYDVPSNLIAPANISNITSEYDPSEIYDVPPNRSLEPEEVYDVPVSNKMSGPEPLDVSAMLVQQEEDEEEYDIPPSRPFGQDTVDSGLIPMYQASTPSSKVVSSDRLDSPDLIYDVPSSNRSAGDVTDGSLNLSSVSTNSKFHPGNRSLLKQESEDYVYDVPPRITREPLSTSQQTENESLDLVIKRLSLVGSAEYKNDRKSTSSSDSLSSIIAANANYTELNLELSSAIDQLIKLKQSLEDSVSVLLTHVYEGWRLKENISGKIGVIKGVFEVVLSAVGQYVEFARGAMANANAAQQRGLSVTLPRALITGMHKLLQPLEEDNLMLQQAFTALDQAYWSLGKVVSNDPDFGVPDEIDSFVMTSRAVSDDARQIAAFIHTHSQYLFKKVETRPPTAFENYKAQQIIQTRPLPDLPPQKLRSPTTIITRPDEDSWLEDYDYVALDDQGQAIQDGTFNNSNSSVINEVSIKVKTRHIEVLQVLEMSNKQHGVPKIINGKTNENNSITNDQFTLQDMVEDLPILVESLVSAIKGFYSCLDNNDPPKTFVALSKQVILCAHELVFFGDTLYRRLHHQQMQDIVKGHCTEICTSLKRTVAATKNAAQQWPSVNAVQEMIDRVTDISASAHQFRILLSQCSVR is encoded by the coding sequence TGAATGGCCGGAAAGGCATTGCACCGGGGAATCGCTTACGCTTGATGCCCTTAATGCAAGGTATTTCGCAACAAACTGTTTTGGAAAAACCTTTGATAAATGTGGAAGATGAAGAATACGATATCCCAACTCACCAGTATTATAATCAgaataacaataataatgacCCTAATGATGTTTATGATGTCCCGGTTTCGAGGCATTTCGGGTCACGACCGGAACTCGATCTTGACCCTGATGAGGTATATGATGTCCCACCAGTTCATGCTACATTGCATACATCAAACATTCAATTGAGCAATGAAAATTTACTAACGTCTTCACCTCAACATCGGACGGTTACAATTGAACAAGAAGTCTATGATGTTCCTTCTAATCTAATCGCTCCTGCGAATATAAGCAACATAACCAGTGAGTATGATCCATCGGAAATTTATGATGTGCCACCAAATCGGTCTTTAGAGCCCGAGGAAGTATACGACGTACCCGTGTCTAATAAAATGTCAGGGCCTGAACCACTAGATGTCAGTGCAATGCTCGTACAACAAGAGGAAGACGAAGAAGAATATGATATTCCTCCGTCACGTCCGTTTGGCCAAGATACGGTCGATAGCGGTTTGATTCCAATGTATCAAGCTTCAACTCCTTCATCGAAAGTGGTTAGCTCCGATCGTCTTGATTCACCGGATTTAATTTACGATGTCCCATCATCTAATCGTTCAGCTGGTGATGTCACAGATGGGAGTTTGAATTTGAGCAGCGTTAGCAcaaactcaaaatttcatcCTGGAAATCGTAGCTTGTTGAAACAAGAATCTGAAGACTATGTTTACGATGTGCCGCCACGAATCACACGAGAACCGTTATCAACTTCACAACAGACTGAAAACGAGTCACTAGATCTCGTCATCAAACGTCTATCTCTTGTCGGTTCAGCGGAATATAAAAATGATCGTAAATCAACTTCATCAAGTGATTCTCTTTCTAGTATTATTGCAGCGAACGCCAACTATACGGAGTTGAATCTGGAGTTATCATCAGCCATTGACCAACTTATAAAATTGAAACAGTCTCTGGAAGACAGTGTTTCGGTGCTGTTAACCCACGTCTATGAAGGCTGGAGGTTAAAAGAAAACATTTCTGGCAAAATTGGTGTGATAAAAGGAGTTTTCGAGGTCGTTCTATCAGCAGTTGGGCAATATGTTGAATTCGCAAGAGGAGCAATGGCTAATGCTAATGCAGCCCAGCAGCGAGGTCTATCTGTAACTTTACCCCGAGCTCTTATAACAGGGATGCATAAACTTTTGCAACCTCTGGAAGAAGATAATTTAATGTTACAGCAAGCGTTTACTGCATTAGATCAAGCATATTGGAGTCTTGGTAAAGTAGTATCAAATGATCCAGACTTCGGGGTCCCTGATGAGATTGATAGCTTCGTTATGACATCCCGTGCTGTGTCAGACGATGCTCGCCAGATAGCTGCGTTCATTCACACACACTCGCAATACCTTTTCAAGAAAGTGGAGACACGGCCTCCAACTGCTTTTGAGAATTACAAAGCACAACAGATTATTCAAACAAGGCCTTTACCAGATCTACCTCCCCAAAAGCTACGGTCTCCCACTACTATTATCACAAGACCAGATGAAGACTCCTGGCTTGAGGATTATGATTATGTTGCATTGGACGACCAGGGTCAAGCCATACAAGATGGTACATTCAATAACAGCAATTCAAGCGTGATCAACGAGGTTTCAATAAAGGTGAAAACGCGACATATCGAAGTGTTACAAGTTTTGGAAATGAGTAATAAACAACATGGCGTCCCCAAGATTATCAACGGTAAAACAAACGAGAATAACTCAATAACTAATGACCAATTTACTCTCCAAGACATGGTTGAAGATTTACCAATTCTTGTTGAAAGCCTTGTATCAGCAATAAAAGGATTTTACTCGTGTTTGGATAATAACGACCCGCCGAAAACATTTGTCGCACTTAGCAAGCAAGTTATTCTTTGCGCCCACGAACTTGTCTTTTTTGGAGATACTTTATATCGACGGTTACACCATCAACAAATGCAAGATATAGTTAAAGGACATTGCACAGAAATATGTACTTCATTAAAACGAACTGTTGCGGCAACTAAAAATGCAGCCCAGCAATGGCCTTCTGTAAATGCAGTGCAGGAAATGATTGACAGAGTCACAGACATTTCTGCATCAGCACATCAATTTAGAATTTTACTCAGTCAGTGTTCTGTAAGGTGA